In a genomic window of Halobiforma lacisalsi AJ5:
- a CDS encoding sulfite exporter TauE/SafE family protein — translation MASAIVPALGPRIVLEQCYDPALDPTAVEPAGVVVFALIGLLGGAHCLGMCGPLVTTYSDRLRAGNDGPAARTELTLGMVRQHALFNLGRAASYALLGGLFGLAGAAVFVSPRTVTAVATDVHAVAGIVVGTLIVAMGLHYLAGRGLVGGSVRLPFVTPLLERVHARLLANVDAWVGDVRIAGLGAAHGLLPCPLLYPAFLYAFVRGSPVEGVLALAALGLGTVPSLFLYGTLFQSLSLETRMRLHRVLGVAFVALGYVPLQHGLATFGVGLPAVPLPYYQPL, via the coding sequence ATGGCGTCCGCTATCGTTCCGGCGCTGGGTCCGCGGATCGTCCTCGAGCAGTGTTACGATCCGGCGCTGGACCCGACCGCCGTCGAACCGGCCGGCGTCGTCGTCTTCGCGTTGATCGGGCTCCTGGGCGGGGCCCACTGTCTCGGGATGTGTGGCCCGCTCGTGACGACCTACTCCGACCGGCTTCGTGCCGGCAACGACGGCCCGGCGGCACGGACCGAACTCACCCTCGGCATGGTCCGCCAGCACGCGCTGTTCAACCTCGGGCGCGCGGCGAGCTACGCGCTTCTGGGCGGGCTGTTCGGCCTCGCCGGCGCGGCCGTCTTCGTCTCCCCGCGGACCGTGACCGCGGTCGCGACCGACGTTCACGCCGTCGCCGGCATCGTCGTCGGCACGCTGATCGTCGCGATGGGCCTCCACTACCTGGCCGGTCGGGGACTCGTCGGCGGGTCCGTCCGGCTCCCGTTCGTCACGCCGCTCCTCGAGCGCGTCCACGCGCGGCTGCTCGCGAACGTCGACGCCTGGGTCGGCGACGTCCGGATCGCCGGTCTCGGGGCGGCCCACGGCCTGCTCCCGTGTCCGCTGCTCTACCCGGCGTTCCTGTACGCGTTCGTCCGGGGATCGCCCGTCGAGGGCGTCCTCGCGCTCGCTGCGCTCGGGCTCGGGACCGTGCCGTCGCTGTTCCTCTATGGCACGCTGTTCCAGTCGCTCAGCCTCGAGACCCGGATGAGGCTGCACCGCGTCCTGGGCGTCGCGTTCGTCGCGCTCGGCTACGTCCCGCTGCAACACGGGCTCGCGACGTTCGGGGTCGGGCTGCCGGCGGTGCCGCTGCCCTACTACCAGCCGCTGTGA
- a CDS encoding nitrous oxide reductase accessory protein NosL, whose translation MTDRSPLRPWSRRRLLAAAGVGSVTGLAGCTGGGDADDVVDPDDDDGDEDARSPHLVDHPVDEPLSFESDHLCGVCTMGVVNYPERNAQLAHENGEGIPFCSPGCLFAYYVAPDHFDGPDSPVANVWVTDFDTGELIDGFEAYYALERDELRADDPMKIDPRVYADEETALEYVRQYDDLSEDDVIGLEEVDEDVARIYRSTRLP comes from the coding sequence ATGACAGACCGTTCGCCGTTGCGACCCTGGTCCCGACGTCGACTGCTGGCCGCGGCCGGCGTCGGCTCGGTCACCGGGCTCGCCGGCTGTACCGGCGGCGGGGACGCCGACGACGTCGTCGATCCCGACGACGACGACGGGGACGAGGACGCCCGCTCTCCACACCTCGTCGACCACCCCGTCGACGAACCGCTCTCCTTCGAGAGCGACCACCTCTGTGGCGTCTGTACGATGGGTGTGGTCAACTACCCCGAGCGAAACGCCCAACTCGCCCACGAGAACGGCGAGGGAATCCCCTTCTGTAGCCCCGGCTGTCTGTTTGCCTACTACGTCGCCCCGGACCACTTCGACGGACCGGACAGCCCGGTCGCCAACGTCTGGGTGACCGACTTCGACACCGGCGAGTTGATCGACGGCTTCGAGGCCTACTACGCGCTGGAACGGGACGAACTGCGGGCCGACGACCCGATGAAGATCGATCCGCGCGTCTACGCCGACGAGGAGACCGCCCTCGAGTACGTCCGGCAGTACGACGACCTGAGCGAGGACGACGTGATCGGTCTCGAGGAAGTCGACGAGGACGTAGCACGGATCTACCGGAGCACGCGGTTGCCGTGA
- a CDS encoding NUDIX hydrolase — protein MADSDYSGEDPRSTAFEPITDYESLRDRDGVPYHEDSDVVDEAVVDQVADLADLAAVGITNPDGDLLCRRLTDTCSWKLPVATVGPDEDFAAAIVDHVRETIGFDVELESIETVLDVDLRTEDGKKTASRGFVTFAGTPVSGNYDLEAVTPNGDPVEEAGWFDELPDDADEIPGTERFLE, from the coding sequence ATGGCAGACTCAGACTACTCCGGGGAGGATCCCCGCTCGACTGCATTCGAACCGATTACCGACTACGAATCGCTTCGCGACCGCGACGGGGTTCCATACCACGAGGACAGCGACGTCGTCGACGAAGCGGTCGTCGATCAGGTAGCCGACCTCGCCGATCTCGCCGCCGTCGGAATCACGAACCCCGACGGTGACCTGCTGTGTCGGCGACTCACCGACACCTGCTCGTGGAAGCTTCCCGTGGCGACGGTCGGCCCCGACGAGGACTTCGCGGCGGCGATCGTCGATCACGTCCGGGAGACCATCGGCTTCGACGTCGAACTCGAGTCGATCGAGACCGTTTTAGACGTCGATCTCCGGACAGAGGACGGGAAGAAAACGGCCTCGCGCGGGTTCGTCACCTTCGCCGGCACACCGGTCTCGGGGAACTACGACCTCGAGGCGGTCACCCCGAACGGCGACCCGGTCGAGGAGGCGGGCTGGTTCGACGAACTTCCCGACGACGCCGACGAGATCCCCGGGACGGAACGGTTTCTCGAGTGA
- a CDS encoding NosD domain-containing protein: MAVSRRRLVSIGLLLLVVCAAGLFVVDAGSAEPEPEPVPFHDTVTTGVVLENEPSPDDRGIEVPKVQVFYSQYEYVVGYRGVERFVDDRAGPRHEERFGHPIAAYVTDYSTVDVSLTEEGYPVAAGPPSWTDAESAAYVVDSDARTPAGETVVPFGNRDDAAAFAAAHGGTVVGWESLLEREFDVDDAGVVRDRVDRRHARADDRIEDANRLRERPVEVVVGEDAPTLEAAVEAAPPNSTVVVPGGVHEVSNGDREEDGDALEIDRPITLAGRSDGDGTESQPVLRGDGNGSVVVIESDHAAVVDLRIDGVGDATEPEADDGEAGASDALEMAYGRSDAGIAVADAGGVLVENVTIETPATGVLLRDAPESVVRNVSVHGSDRWDEGYMGVTAVRSPDAVVEDSRFVDGRDGIYLHRSDGIVYRNNHLVGNRIGVHLMYTSSALIADNRIEDASSTGIDLMTDPEHNAVVGNEIRDASQGIVTSGSRSYVAGNLVTGTDVGLTTGAGHSIYEGNALVANLEGMRANHLLPTNEVTGNDFVGNHEHATARLGTLRVWSEGGTGNFWHGAVGAPAADRPVLERSHSPTHPADRRLHRVDGAPTLARAPATDALSTLEGSVSGMRSERIVDPDPLCEPANPELLARADWEWDEPDRACG; this comes from the coding sequence ATGGCCGTTTCGCGTCGCCGTCTCGTCTCGATCGGGCTCCTCCTCCTCGTCGTCTGCGCTGCAGGCCTGTTCGTCGTCGATGCGGGCTCGGCGGAGCCGGAGCCGGAACCGGTCCCGTTCCACGATACCGTCACCACGGGCGTCGTCCTCGAGAACGAGCCTTCGCCGGACGACCGCGGGATCGAGGTGCCCAAGGTTCAGGTCTTTTACTCCCAGTACGAGTACGTCGTCGGCTACCGTGGCGTCGAGCGTTTCGTCGACGACCGGGCCGGCCCCCGCCACGAGGAGCGGTTCGGCCACCCGATCGCGGCGTACGTCACGGACTACTCGACGGTCGACGTCAGCCTCACCGAGGAGGGATATCCCGTCGCGGCCGGGCCCCCGTCGTGGACCGATGCCGAGTCGGCCGCCTACGTCGTCGACAGCGACGCGCGAACGCCGGCCGGTGAGACGGTCGTTCCCTTCGGGAATCGCGACGACGCAGCGGCGTTCGCGGCGGCTCACGGCGGTACCGTGGTCGGGTGGGAATCCCTCCTCGAGCGCGAGTTCGACGTCGACGACGCGGGGGTCGTCCGCGACCGGGTCGACCGTCGACACGCGCGGGCCGACGACCGCATCGAGGACGCGAACCGCCTGCGTGAGCGCCCCGTCGAGGTCGTCGTCGGCGAGGACGCTCCGACGCTCGAGGCGGCCGTGGAGGCGGCCCCGCCGAATTCGACGGTGGTCGTTCCCGGCGGCGTCCACGAGGTGTCGAACGGGGATAGAGAGGAGGACGGGGACGCCCTCGAGATCGATCGGCCGATCACGCTTGCCGGCCGGAGCGACGGCGACGGTACGGAGAGCCAGCCAGTCCTCCGGGGCGACGGCAACGGTTCCGTCGTCGTCATCGAGTCGGACCACGCCGCGGTCGTCGACCTCCGGATCGACGGCGTGGGGGATGCGACGGAACCCGAGGCCGACGATGGCGAAGCCGGGGCCAGCGACGCCCTCGAGATGGCCTACGGGCGGAGCGATGCCGGAATAGCGGTCGCCGACGCCGGCGGCGTCCTCGTCGAGAACGTGACGATCGAGACGCCGGCTACCGGCGTCTTGCTCCGTGACGCCCCGGAGAGCGTCGTCCGGAACGTCTCCGTCCACGGCAGCGACCGCTGGGACGAGGGGTACATGGGCGTCACGGCGGTCCGCTCGCCCGACGCAGTCGTCGAGGACTCGCGGTTCGTCGACGGTCGCGACGGGATCTACCTCCACCGCTCGGACGGTATCGTGTACCGGAACAACCACCTCGTGGGCAACCGGATCGGCGTCCACCTGATGTACACCTCGAGCGCGCTGATCGCGGACAACCGGATCGAAGACGCGTCCTCGACGGGGATCGACCTCATGACCGACCCCGAGCACAACGCCGTCGTCGGCAACGAGATCCGTGATGCGTCCCAGGGGATCGTCACGTCCGGGTCGCGGTCCTACGTCGCCGGGAACCTCGTCACCGGGACCGACGTCGGGCTGACCACCGGCGCGGGCCACTCGATCTACGAGGGCAACGCCCTCGTGGCCAACCTCGAGGGGATGCGTGCGAATCACCTCCTGCCGACAAACGAGGTAACCGGCAACGACTTCGTCGGGAACCACGAGCACGCGACCGCGCGGCTCGGGACGCTTCGCGTCTGGAGCGAGGGCGGGACGGGGAACTTCTGGCACGGTGCCGTCGGCGCGCCCGCTGCCGATCGACCCGTCCTCGAGCGGTCACACTCGCCGACCCACCCCGCCGATCGCCGCCTCCACCGCGTCGACGGAGCGCCCACGCTCGCCCGTGCGCCCGCCACCGACGCCCTGTCGACGCTCGAGGGCTCGGTCTCGGGCATGCGATCGGAGCGGATCGTCGACCCGGACCCGCTGTGTGAACCGGCGAACCCCGAGTTACTCGCGCGCGCCGACTGGGAGTGGGACGAACCGGACCGGGCCTGCGGCTAG